A single region of the Triticum dicoccoides isolate Atlit2015 ecotype Zavitan chromosome 2B, WEW_v2.0, whole genome shotgun sequence genome encodes:
- the LOC119364503 gene encoding cyclic pyranopterin monophosphate synthase, mitochondrial-like, with translation MSIFRFILPTIERSRGWRCFATGIPSDSIAELNKEMESIFGESPSASPLGSNPPQQPVQPTPAARETQPVLTHVDCSGQAKMVDVSPKHDSERVAIASCRVLLGQKAFNLVASNQIAKGDVLTVAKIAGITGAKQTSNLIPLCHNINISHVRVDLTLNEEDSSVVIEGEATTCGKTGVEMEAMAAVTIAGLTVYDMCKAASKDICITDICLQHKSGGKSGNWSKN, from the exons ATGTCCATCTTTCGCTTCATTCTCCCGACAATAGAAAGAAGTAGGGGCTGGAGATGCTTTGCTACTGGAATCCCTTCTGATTCTATAGCAGAGCTGAATAAG GAAATGGAGTCAATATTTGGCGAATCTCCTTCAGCCAGCCCTTTGGGCTCAAATCCTCCTCAGCAACCAGTCCAGCCCACCCCTGCAGCCAGAGAGACACAACCAGTGCTTACTCATGTTGATTGCAGTGGCCAGGCAAAGATGGTTGATGTCTCACCCAAACATGACAGTGAGAGAGTAGCTATAGCCAGCTGCAGGGTCTTGCTAGGCCAGAAGGCATTTAACTTGGTGGCGTCAAACCAGATTGCCAAAGGCGATGTACTTACTGTTGCAAAGATAGCTGGAATAACTGGTGCGAAGCAAACTAGTAACCTCATACCCCTGTGCCACAACATTAATATCTCCCATGTTCGTGTTGATCTCACTCTCAATGAAGAGGACTCTAGTGTTGTCATAGAAGGGGAAGCCACCACTTGCGGGAAGACAGGGGTTGAAATGGAAGCAATGGCTGCAGTGACCATTGCCGGACTGACGGTTTATGACATGTGCAAAGCAGCTTCAAAGGACATATGTATAACAGATATCTGTCTCCAGCACAAATCGGGGGGAAAGAGTGGAAACTGGTCCAAGAATTAG